A genome region from Piliocolobus tephrosceles isolate RC106 chromosome 8, ASM277652v3, whole genome shotgun sequence includes the following:
- the LOC111550180 gene encoding uncharacterized protein LOC111550180, with the protein MITAGKSAPSNYRLWKSLSPLSNVESAEHDSVAPAREACGRRVGGAPGDLASSVCSKGADPRRKEKPCLQSPAPFLFWFSSERARRHWKVRTAAKGRGPFQSYPCTDTSPPHPPIYPR; encoded by the exons ATGATAACAGCAGGAAAAAGTGCGCCTTCTA ATTACAGGCTGTGGAAATCCCTCTCCCCGCTCTCTAACGTGGAGTCGGCTGAGCACGACTCTGTCGCCCCAGCGCGGGAGGCCTGCGGCCGGCGGGTAGGAGGCGCTCCAGGGGACCTGGCATCGTCGGTGTGCAGCAAAGGAGCGGACCCGCGACGCAAGGAGAAGCCCTGCCTCCAGAGCCCCGCTCCTTTCCTCTTCTGGTTTTCCTCGGAAAGGGCCAGGAGACACTGGAAGGTCCGGACAGCAGCGAAGGGACGGGGTCCTTTCCAGTCCTACCCATGTACGGACACCTCTCCCCCTCATCCCCCGATATATCCTCGCTGA